The Cydia fagiglandana chromosome 4, ilCydFagi1.1, whole genome shotgun sequence genome has a window encoding:
- the LOC134663388 gene encoding uncharacterized protein LOC134663388, whose amino-acid sequence MDAELSLLVDVSVRIAKGHTNFRKSPKERVTVSYVESRLENLESLWKKFSLGHDELVKAYAAPDVEKSIYGTETVHDVTEENYLDYKCALKDALNRLKPNPTYVLDKVTRDLPSTAVSITSWPELELVTLADPEYHTSNKIDILLGAEVYARIIQDGIIKCPSGSLAAQNTTLGWILFGAVKSNQNTNIKVTTLHTHVEPVEELLKSFWEVESEPSNKQKILSIEEQRCEDIFHSTTTRDEEGRYVVKLPFRDSEPACADGHSRDIALKRFHYLEKKMQKDERLKQEYKKVFDEYLELNHMKEIHDNKAKGCYIPYHAVIREDRQTTKFRAVFDASCKGTNGVSLNDDLMVGPRLQPELRHIIMRWRMYPICFIADIVKMYRQIKVSDEDSEFQRILWRETPEENIKEYKMLRVTFGTSSAPYLAVKSLIQVAKDEGKDFPLAAERVKHEFYMDDLMSGCESEDEAIEIYKQMNELLKRGGFELQKWASNSEAMLKQIQQDSLGKQDEKKIEVKLEATNKILGLTWSRTSDEFVYAVQLPPMSAPVTKRKVISDISKLYDPQGWIAPSIIKAKIFIQKLWLAGIGWDEELPQPLLQEWTKYREDISDLTQFRLKRWVYYKADAKLVELHGFCDASNSAFAAVIYLRVIDARGGVHVSLITAKTRVSPIKQLSLPRLELSGAVLLAKLLIEVSGVLNIPKSNIHAWTDSEIVLAWLSSHPSRWKTFIGNRCSEILTVTDRNKWSHVKSEHNPADCASRGIRASELIGLELWLRGPSWLNEKDIQYPNPKGLETNLEERKIKTHLATSVEDHGEVDDIWAKFSSLTKLLRVVAYCRRFLCKEKPKHQYLLKKEIDDALIIMIKKCQLQAFFEEWKDVKQGKPVSKKSVLTTLNPQLDDSELLRVGNVSPALDTQQQTNLN is encoded by the exons ATGGACGCGGAATTATCATTGCTTGTTGACGTTTCTGTACGCATCGCGAAAGGACATACTAACTTCAGAAAGTCACCCAAGGAGCGTGTGACAGTTTCATATGTAGAATCGCGACTAGAAAATTTGGAATCACTGTGGAAAAAGTTTTCTTTAGGACATGATGAATTGGTTAAAGCCTATGCAGCACCAGACGTGGAAAAATCTATATATGGAACAGAAACAGTACACGACGTAACTGAGGAAAATTACTTGGATTATAAATGCGCACTGAAAGATGCACTCAACCGATTGAAACCAAATCCAA CGTATGTCCTAGACAAAGTGACGAGAGACTTACCTTCAACTGCTGTATCTATCACCTCATGGCCGGAGTTAGAACTCGTAACGTTAGCTGACCCGGAATATCACACTTCGAATAAGATAGACATCTTATTAGGGGCGGAGGTTTATGCTAGGATTATTCAAGATGGTATTATCAAATGTCCCTCAGGGTCTTTAGCGGCACAAAATACAACCCTGGGATGGATATTATTTGGAGCGGTCAAGTCTAATCAAAACACAAACATCAAAGTTACAACATTGCACACACATGTAGAGCCTGTAGAAGAATTGCTCAAGTCTTTCTGGGAGGTTGAATCAGAGCCGTCCAACAAACAGAAGATATTGTCAATTGAAGAGCAGCGGTGTGAAGATATCTTCCATTCAACCACCACACGAGATGAAGAGGGACGATATGTTGTCAAACTTCCATTTCGAGATAGTGAACCTGCCTGCGCCGATGGTCATTCACGGGACATTGCGTTGAAGAGATTCCACTATCTTGAAAAGAAGATGCAGAAAGATGAGCGCCTGAAACAGGAGTACAAGAAAGTATTTGATGAATACTTAGAGTTAAATCACATGAAGGAAATTCATGACAACAAAGCAAAGGGTTGTTACATACCATATCACGCTGTCATACGCGAAGACAGACAAACTACCAAGTTTCGGGCGGTCTTTGATGCGTCATGCAAAGGCACGAACGGCGTATCTTTAAACGACGATTTAATGGTAGGCCCTAGATTGCAACCAGAGTTGCGCCATATAATAATGCGTTGGCGTATGTATCCAATCTGCTTCATTGCAGATATAGTCAAAATGTACCGCCAAATAAAGGTTAGTGACGAAGACTCAGAATTCCAGCGTATTTTGTGGCGTGAGACACCGGAAGAGAACATCAAGGAATACAAGATGCTTCGCGTTACATTTGGAACTTCTTCAGCACCTTATCTGGCTGTAAAAAGCTTGATACAAGTGGCAAAGGATGAAGGGAAAGACTTCCCTCTAGCAGCTGAAAGAGTGAAACATGAATTTTATATGGATGATTTGATGTCGGGTTGCGAAAGCGAAGACGAAGCAATCGAAATATACAAGCAAATGAATGAATTGCTAAAAAGGGGAGGTTTCGAATTGCAAAAATGGGCAAGCAACAGTGAAGCAATGTTGAAGCAAATACAACAAGACAGTTTAGGAAAGCAAGATGAAAAGAAGATAGAAGTCAAATTAGAAGCTACTAACAAAATATTGGGACTTACCTGGAGTCGAACTTCCGATGAGTTCGTGTACGCAGTTCAGTTGCCTCCGATGTCTGCACCTGTAACAAAAAGAAAGGTTATCTCGGATATTTCAAAGTTGTACGATCCACAAGGCTGGATAGCACCGAGTATAATCAAGGCAAAGATTTTCATACAGAAGTTATGGCTTGCGGGTATCGGCTGGGACGAAGAATTACCACAACCGCTATTGCAAGAATGGACGAAGTATAGGGAAGATATTTCTGACCTCACACAATTTCGGTTGAAGCGCTGGGTATACTACAAGGCTGATGCGAAGTTAGTAGAACTCCATGGTTTCTGTGATGCTTCCAATTCTGCATTTGCTGCAGTCATATACTTGCGAGTTATAGATGCAAGAGGAGGAGTTCATGTCAGTTTGATTACAGCAAAAACAAGAGTATCCCCAATCAAACAACTCAGTCTTCCAAGATTGGAATTATCAGGTGCTGTTCTGCTAGCGAAACTGCTTATTGAAGTGTCGGGTGTTTTGAACATACCGAAATCAAATATACACGCTTGGACTGACTCTGAGATAGTTCTTGCGTGGTTGAGCAGTCATCCTAGTCGTTGGAAAACATTCATCGGGAACAGGTGTTCAGAGATACTGACTGTCACAGACCGTAACAAATGGTCACATGTCAAATCTGAACATAATCCAGCAGATTGTGCATCACGGGGCATTCGGGCCTCTGAATTGATTGGTTTGGAGCTCTGGTTGAGAGGACCTTCATGGTTGAATGAAAAGGATATTCAATATCCTAATCCTAAGGGATTGGAGACAAATTTAGAAGAAAGGAAAATAAAAACTCACCTTGCTACTTCAGTAGAAGATCACGGCGAAGTTGACGACATCTGGGCGAAATTCTCTTCGTTAACGAAGTTGCTGAGAGTCGTAGCATATTGCCGCAGATTCCTGTGTAAAGAGAAACCAAAACATCAGTACCTCCTAAAGAAAGAAATTGATGATGCGTtgataataatgataaaaaagtgtcaacttCAAGCATTCTTTGAGGAGTGGAAGGATGTTAAGCAAGGAAAACCAGTAAGCAAGAAAAGTGTACTTACCACTCTGAATCCACAGCTGGACGACTCGGAATTACTCCGAGTTG GAAATGTGTCACCTGCATTAGATACGCAGCAACAAACAAACCTCAACTGA
- the LOC134663469 gene encoding uncharacterized protein LOC134663469 — protein MIPGPTWRNSRLTSLSLGQFDDVKDADIVALIRGCPNLTELTVTGTRQLTRRLPARAAAARRAAAPGRVLQLDLSFTNLSSSLCVEDTDADGPYPEVLRKKYEGLDITFF, from the exons ATGATACCGGGGCCGACATGGAGGAACAGTCGCCTCACGTCGCTGTCGCTCGGGCAGTTCGACGACGTGAAGGACGCCGACATCGTGGCGCTCATCCGCGGCTGTCCGAACCTCACG GAGCTGACGGTGACGGGCACGCGGCAGCTGACGCGCCGCCTgccggcgcgggcggcggccgcgcggcgcgccgcggcgcccGGCCGCGTGCTGCAGCTCGACCTCAGCTTCACCAATCTCTCGAGCAGCCTTTGTGTG gAAGATACCGATGCCGATGGACCATATCCTGAGGTTTTGAGAAAGAAGTATGAGGGCTTGGATATAACATTTttctaa
- the LOC134663387 gene encoding uncharacterized protein LOC134663387, with protein sequence MSSTILDYLNEDCWRAVLRYVPVLDIMRTESVSRRWREVVLTYLRGLHIDIEEIQDGQVLILKTKNYKIKLHRDYYVSFENWTKKLGPAVSTAFCYNQESLKTLVENCPKLETLMFNRFQPNLSQVLPYNLKENFKYLHHLHISRSHVNDNCVSQFIADKELTKLDFQDCIGLTGECLNTINLTKLKCLTLSECESLESSHLLSAIDELKDLKELLLDHLPDNIFKEVYKVLGKMANLEELGISDNTDNHDTVEPLCQLTKLKSLACDFEVEDSDLEAVLRCCKELRSLTLYRCIDLGDVAVKAICRHAGERLTELVLHKFDEFSNGNLVNIVRRCTELTSLTVRGPYELSLRVLELAAAARRKARPGLRLRLDLHMTNLPTEYFKYYVSDLDLDPGSYLNQNPDLVQVQDLDLDLALVLDPDSDPDLYDLEKNPRDIKPEVEYGDVTVVLDSPDMEYFRELEAEYRKYGREEFWQLN encoded by the exons ATGAGTTCAACAATACTGGATTACCTGAACGAGGATTGCTGGCGTGCCGTGCTGCGGTACGTGCCTGTCCTGGACATCATGAGGACAGAGAGCGTCAGTCGCCGATGGAGGGAGGTGGTGCTGACATACTTGAGAG GACTCCATATTGATATAGAAGAAATTCAAGATGGACAGGTGCTTATATTAAAGactaaaaactataaaattaaactccATAGAGACTATTATGTGTCATTTGAGAACTGGACGAAAAAACTGGGACCTGCAGTGTCCACTGCCTTCTGCTACAATCAGGAAAGCTTAAAAACACTAGTTGAAAACTGCCCTAAACTGGAAACTCTGATGTTTAATAGATTTCAGCCCAATTTGTCTCAAGTGCTCCCATACAACCTGAAAGAAAATTTTAAGTATCTGCATCATCTTCACATTAGTAGAAGTCAT gtAAATGACAATTGTGTGAGCCAATTTATCGCAGACAAAGAGCTAACAAAATTAGACTTCCAAGATTGTATTGGATTGACTGGTGAATGTTTGAATACTATTAACTTGACAAAGTTAAAATGCCTCACCTTGAGTGAGTGTGAAAGTTTAGAGTCAAGCCACTTGCTGTCAGCCATAGACGAACTGAAAGACCTGAAAGAACTTCTATTGGATCATCTTCCTGATAACATTTTTAAAGAAGTTTATAAGGTGTTGGGTAAGATGGCCAATTTAGAAGAACTAGGAATCAGTGATAATACTGACAATCATGATACAGTTGAGCCGCTATGTCAACTAACCAAATTGAAAAGTCTTGCTTGTGACTTTGAAGTGGAAGACTCCGATTTGGAAGCCGTGCTGAGGTGCTGCAAGGAACTGCGATCTTTGACACTCTATAGATGTATAG ACCTGGGTGATGTGGCCGTGAAAGCTATTTGCCGGCACGCGGGCGAGCGGCTCACCGAGCTCGTCCTGCATAAATTCGATGAATTCAGCAATGGCAACCTGGTGAACATCGTCAGACGCTGCACTGAACTTACG TCGCTGACCGTAAGGGGACCGTATGAGTTATCGCTGAGGGTGCTGGAGTTAGCGGCGGCGGCGAGGCGCAAGGCGCGCCCGGGGCTCCGCCTGCGGCTCGACCTGCACATGACAAACCTTCCCACGGAATACTTCAAGTATTATGTG tcggacctcgACCTGGATCcgggctcttatctgaaccAGAACCCGGACCTGGTCCAAGTCCAGGACCTGGACCTCGACCTGGCCCTGGTtctggacccggactcggaccctgACCTG TATGACCTCGAGAAAAATCCAAGGGACATAAAGCCAGAGGTGGAGTATGGAGACGTGACTGTAGTCCTGGATAGCCCGGACATGGAATATTTTAGAGAGCTGGAGGCCGAATACAGGAAATACGGCAGAGAAGAATTTTGGCAACTGAACTGA